The following coding sequences lie in one Lolium perenne isolate Kyuss_39 chromosome 2, Kyuss_2.0, whole genome shotgun sequence genomic window:
- the LOC127336317 gene encoding plant intracellular Ras-group-related LRR protein 1, which yields MRADMGDQRRSRHGHFKAVGFGAAAGGGAQHVEHDQEKLKDKKLDMSGLSMDTIPHITMSLGHITTLDLSNNNLESIPESMIARLLNVVVLDVRSNQLKSLPNSIGCLSKLRVLNVSGNLLESLPSTIEECRALEDLNANFNQLTGLPDTLGFELHNIRKLSVNSNKLASLPFSTNHMTSLRALDARLNCLRSLPDGLENLVNLEVLNVSQNFHFLRDLPYGLGLLTSLRELDISYNSISVLPDSMGCLAKLNKFSAVGNPLICPPMDVIEQSLDAMRTYLTARMNGTGVNAKKKKGWLPRQLVKYNTFSARMNMTPGRKGVMTPGRKSVHDNSEGFLMSDYRTLNGVGSPGFLSMLSPRRLFSPRRNSPKHH from the exons ATGAGGGCGGACATGGGAGATCAGAGGAGGTCAAGGCATGGCCATTTCAAAGCTGTTGGTTTCGgagcagcagcaggaggaggagcacAACATGTAGAGCATGATCAGGAGAAGCTCAAGGATAAGAAGCTGGACATGAGTGGTTTGTCCATGGACACCATCCCACACATCACCATGTCTCTCGGCCACATCACCACCTTGGACCTCTCCAACAACAATCTCGAG AGCATTCCAGAGTCAATGATCGCGCGGCTGCTGAACGTGGTGGTCCTGGACGTGCGCTCCAACCAGCTCAAGTCCCTGCCAAACTCCATCGGCTGCCTCTCCAAGCTCCGCGTCCTCAACGTCTCCGGCAACCTCCTCGAGTCCCTGCCATCCACCATCGAGGAATGCCG TGCCCTGGAAGACCTGAACGCCAACTTCAACCAGCTGACGGGTCTGCCGGACACGCTAGGCTtcgagctccacaacatccgcaaGCTCTCCGTCAACTCCAACAAGCTCGCCAGCCTCCCCTTCTCCACCAACCACATGACGTCTCTTCGGGCCCTTGACGCGCGCCTCAACTGCCTCCGCTCACTCCCGGATGGCCTCGAGAACCTCGTCAACCTCGAGGTGCTCAACGTCAGCCAGAACTTCCACTTCCTGCGGGATCTGCCCTACGGCCTGGGCCTCCTCACCTCGCTCCGGGAGCTCGACATCAGCTACAACTCCATCTCCGTGCTCCCAGACTCCATGGGCTGCCTGGCCAAGCTCAACAAGTTCAGCGCGGTGGGAAACCCGCTCATCTGCCCGCCCATGGATGTCATCGAGCAGAGCCTCGACGCCATGCGCACCTACCTCACCGCCAGGATGAACGGCACTGGCGTGAACGCTAAAAAGAAGAAGGGGTGGCTGCCGAGGCAGCTGGTGAAGTATAACACCTTCTCCGCCAGGATGAATATGACGCCTGGTCGAAAGGGTGTTATGACCCCTGGTCGCAAGAGTGTCCATGACAACTCGGAGGGATTCTTGATGTCAGATTATCGGACGCTCAACGGCGTCGGGTCGCCAGGGTTTCTCTCCATGCTGTCGCCTCGCCGGCTCTTCTCGCCTCGGAGGAATTCACCCAAGCATCATTAA
- the LOC127336318 gene encoding uncharacterized protein, whose amino-acid sequence MLSLLPFRLPSPIASTLPSAASLLPGLARIPIHRIPPRASMSAAAASTPEAATSAAVGEEARKEAEDVVVQYVVLRRDLADAWPMGSVVTQGCHAAVAAVWAHRDHPDTAAYCAPDNLDRMHKVTLEVKGETQLKNLAEKLEAAGVRHKLWIEQPENIPTCIATAPCPKSQVASFFRKLKLCK is encoded by the exons ATGCTGTCTCTCCTCCCCTTTCGCTTGCCGTCCCCGATTGCAAGCACGCTCCCCAGCGCCGCCTCTCTCCTCCCAGGCCTCGCTAGGATCCCCATCCACCGAATCCCGCCGCGAGCCAGCATGAGCGCTGCGGCCGCCTCCACGCCGGAGGCAGCGACGTCCGcggccgtcggcgaggaagcgaggAAGGAGGCCGAGGACGTGGTGGTCCAGTACGTGGTGCTGCGGCGCGACCTGGCGGACGCCTGGCCGATGGGCAGCGTGGTCACGCAGGGGTGccacgccgccgtggccgccgtcTGGGCGCACCGCGACCACCCGGACACGGCCGCCTACTGCGCGCCCGACAACCTCGACCGCATGCACAAG GTAACACTGGAGGTGAAAGGGGAGACACAGCTGAAGAACCTGGCAGAGAAACTGGAAGCAGCTGGTGTCCGGCACAAGCTGTGGATAGAGCAGCCTGAAAACATCCCGACTTGCATTGCCACAGCACCCTGCCCAaagtcccaggtggcttcattctTCAGGAAGCTAAAGCTTTGTAAATGA